In Capsicum annuum cultivar UCD-10X-F1 chromosome 8, UCD10Xv1.1, whole genome shotgun sequence, the genomic window ttttatttgttcCATTTTGTACATGAGTTCGCTTAGTTTGAATTTTTCGAAAACAGTCATTCTATCTCCTCGAGTTAATGGTAAGGCCTACGTATACTTTAGCCTCCTCAAACTTTACTTGTGGAATTTTATGGGGtatattgttattgtatttaaaatagtgagaaatgaaaaaaaaaattgtaatatatatatatatatatatatagcgaGAGCTTAAGTTTTATTTGTTTATTCGTTTAGAGATGTATCATATTGATACACTAATATAGAATAAATCGATATAATGtatcacaagtttttaaattaagCATACTATATTTGGTAGTTAGTCGAGCTATcacaaactcaatcaaatcaTAAGTCGCATCGAAATTTCAAATTAGGTGTGCAGAAGAAAGCTCAAAGTGGGTAATAGAGCCGGTGTCTCTGTGTGCATATGCATGCTCAACACACTATTTCTGATTATTATTCTGGTTGTTTGGTACGAGAGATAAGGAATAACTAATCTCGTATTAATGTTAGAATGAATTTTAACTTACACTGagattatattgttatttttgtcctaAGAATAACAATTCTTTTATATCAATACCCAAATCCTCCATTTTACATTGTGATGCTCCCTCTATCCCAATACCCAAATTATGTAACTCCCTTTGCCacaatttatgttgtttatttttttaaattcttctaagataatattttatttatgttcttaaaaattatttaaatttgaatttataagtTTGCTCTTCATAATCATAAGACTTATTATATAAGTTACAAGTTTCAAAATTACTActcatattttgtaaaaataatttctGCCATCTTACCTCACAACCTCAACGGTTGAGGAGGGAGTAAGTAGTAATTATACAAATTAAcgtagatgaagaaaaagaaaaagaaaaagaaaaagaaaaaaaaaagagcagtCGTTTGACAGCTAGGGTTTAATGTAAAGTTTTGTCTCTTTTCTTCTCcattgatttcaaaatcatatatttgGGGATTTCTGCAAATCCCTAAAATTGATAGAAGTTGGCTATCTGCAAACTTTGGAGTGCTCAGCATATTGGTAGAATATGGGTCGTTTTAGGAATGTAAGTTGTTCTGCTTCTTCTATTCTATTCCCCCGTGCATAGCGGGAGATATGTGTGTTTCTTTATATGAATTATTGTTGAGCTGAATTCTTCAATATTGATTTAATCAGAAGAGCAGGAAGCCGTTTGTCAAGCCAATTGGGGGGAAGGCGCCAACGGTCGACCATGTTACTGGCGACAAGATTCCAAAGAGCTTCGTGTTTTCAAGGGGGAAGCTTCCTGGTCCTCTCAAACAGTTGCAAATGGACTTGAGGAAATTGATGCTTCCTTATACGGCTCTCAAGCTCAAGGTAAACCCGCCTTTACATACCGTGTTTATTCGTGTTTGCTTTGACAGTCTTGACTTTTTTACTCATTTATATAAAGCTGCCAACACGATCAAGGCCTCTTGCAATGGATATTTGTCAAGCTTCTTCTCAATTGGGACTTGATCCATAGGGCTAACAGCGTAACATTTTATGAGTACACCTAGCCCACCCTTGCAAAGAAACAACACAAATCCTCTAATATGTAATGAACTGCAGACAGGGGCGGATGCATGTAGTCCTCGCCGGATGCTTGAGCACCCACTGACCCGGTAAAATttttatatacttatataaaaaatacagtAAAATCGGTTATGATGTATTGTTAAGCACCCATGTACAAAAGTGGTTCTGGGGTGCTTTGGCTTTGGTGTGGAACTTAAGGACCTTGATGTCTGAAGTGGCATGGATTCGATTCCTTATCGcaacacacttttttttttccGAAAGGAAGTGAGCACCCACAACCTTCaaatcctggatccgcccctGTGTACAGAACCCCATAAAATGTGAAAGTTAACTCTATGAGAAGCTTCTACAACTCCTCCTACCTTCcgcaaaaataacaaaaaaccaGTTGCTAAGATGCAAACTAATAAATACAATCCACAAGTACCAGAGTGAGACAACAgaaattgaatttatgttttggGAAAGAAAACAAGAATCTCACTTATCCACTAAACAAAAGGGAAGAAAAAACTGAATATGATGGCTAGATGTTCAGGAAGAATGTGAGCAATTACTTTTGGGACCTGAAGTTAAGAAGTAGTTTAAATTATAGGGAATCACAACAATATAGGTATGTTGCCAATATATGTCATGGAAATGCAAATGCAATCTAGTGGGGTGTTCTCAGTCCCATCATTCTACAAGTCTGTTTGGAATGGAGAGGAACGAATTTCATCATAGAGTTATACCAAAACCACCAGAGCAGGACATTTTCTTTGCCCATGCAGTATTGCATGGTTTAATTCTTCTGCACTGTGATCTGTGAACTTGCGAAGAGATGATTTCTCTTCAATTTCTTTGGACATTGCAGAGAGAGTCAAGTAGAAGCTTGTATAATCTGGAAAGGGGGAGGGGTATTTTGTTACTAGTACAATATATTGACTTTTTCCATTTACCTTGTGGACTAGTCATTATGCCTTGTATTCACTTGGCTGCTAAATTGTTACTATTTGAAAGAAAATTGGAAATGACCAATTAAAATGGTACGTTCATTGGCAGCACAGATCTTTTCTGCAAATTCGGCTTCTTTTTGTTTCCTCGAGTTATGAGCTCTGTAGCTTTTAGCAGCAATGCCTGATTCTATCTTCTGAAATAAGCTAGATGCTGGAATATATTTTCTGCTATATATTTATCTGTACCTATGTGGTTCTGCAAATTACAAAGTACATCTCTTGTCGGCATTTTTCATATCTTTGACCAAATACTGTTTCCTCAATTTAATCTCAGGAAACGAAACGAAATATTCTCAGAGATTTCGTGACTCTTGCTAGTGGTATGCATGTCACACATTTCCTAATATTATCAAAAACTGACTCTGCACCATACTTGAGGGTTGCCCTAATGAAGCACGGTCCAACTTTAACGTTTAAGATACATAAGTATTCGCTGGCTGCTGACATTGCTCAATCTCAACTCCGTCCAAGATGCCCTCTGGAACTTTTCAAAACCCCACCGTTGGTAATCTCTTCTGCTTAATCTTAGATGACAATTTCACTTCTCCTGACATGTAGATGCACCTATTAGAACATACTAAATTGTCTCAACATCTAGAAGCACATCATGCATCTTGTGGCACAATCCCATCGAGATGTGGGATGTTGGCATTTATAAAGTAGGTTGTCTTGTATTAACATTATCTATTTTCTCTTGCAGATTGTGCTATCTGGTTTTGGGACAGGGGAACAACATCTAAAACTCACTACAAATATATTCCAGACCATTTTTCCTGCCATTGACATAAATACTGTGAGTGAGAACCATGCATAAATTTCTATACTAACCACAATTTGTTTCACCAACTTTTAACAAAAAATTGTTACACATTGCAGGTCAAACTGTCTTCATGCCAAAGGATAGTATTGCTTAATTACGACAAAGAAACAAAGCTTATTGATTTCCGGCATTATTCTATCAGATTACAGCCAGTGGGCGTTTCTCGCCGGATCAGGAAATTTGTGCAAAACCATCAAGTGCCTGATCTAAGAAGTCTTCAAGATGTTAGTGACTTCTTGACTAAGTACGTGTCTATGTCTCTCAGTGCTGCTATGGCTTTTTGATTGCATTCTATGTGATTATAGTTTTCCTCTAAGTTGTGCGGAATCTTCACTTTCAATGCCGCACCCGTGTTGGATTCTCCCAAATAGACgctatttttgaagaatccgtcACACACCCGTTGACATTTCTGAAGAGTCCGAGCATCATAGGTTTTCCTACATTAATCTGATTGAtttgttatcatttttttcaaagtgaattagactttttttttttgataaccaaaGTGAATTTGACCTTTCTATTTTCTTATCAGCCGAAGGCTGGTTTAGAGTTAGTCTAGCTGTATGGTTTAAAGTTGATGCAGTGTGACCTtcaggtcacgggttcaagccttggaaacaacctcttgtagaaatgcaaggtaaggctgcgtacaatagatccttgtggcCGGGCCCTTTctcggaccctgcgcatagcaggagctttagtgcaccggttGCCCTTTATATAGCTGTCTGCGCTTGTTATCCTTCTGGAATCAGGTTATGTGGAACTGACATCGCTGAATTATTGCCGAAATTCTATTCTTACATCTTCCCCATTACCCTAACCGGTACTATCTTCCCAAATCCTCTTACTATTTGGATTACTACCCAAGTGTATCCTTAGATGAATCCCATACCGCCGTATCAGTCTAAAACCCCTAGTCTATTCTATCTCCCACCTGTCACTCACTTTCCTTACACTTGCACACATATCCATTAGTTATGATAAGCATGCAGCACATGGTCAATAAGCTTACCTACCATGAGGATAAGCTGATCATTGAATTTTATTTCCATACTTTTGACATTTGTGTGTTGCACATCAGGGGTTTCATAATTTGTTTTGCTGATGAAAACAATGTAACCTTTTGGATGTATTCCCTTCATTTTTTGCACCTCTAAATAATGTGCTGAAAAAATATCCATTGTTTCCTTAATGCAATTGCCTGTTCTGCTTGTGTCGAGAGCAAAATCATTTCTCTGTTTTGATCACTGAATTACCGTCCTGAtcacttcttctttatttcttttaaaaaaaaaaaaaaaaaaaaaactggtaatttttcttcttctttatttctctgCCCATCTTCATTCTTTGTGCTCTCTTTTAAGTGACCTTTGGCTTTGTTCCTCTTACTTAGGCCATTTTATCTCTTAATTTCTGATTCTCTTTTTTGCTCTTTCTcttaatatatatgtttttaaaattttcatcctTGATTATGAGAGATCTGGCCTTCTGAGAACTGGGTCATGCACCACACTTTTATTCTGGCGCTTATTTATGAAGTTTGGTGGCAAACTTTTATGATAATTTTGGTCGTCTTCTACTTTATTAGGCATTATATATGTCATATATTTGTCTTGAGAAAAGACACACCAAGATTTTGAAATCGGAAAAATCAtaggaaaaaggattattttagCAGATTTCTACTGTAATAattcttgtttgtttttctaGAACTCTTATTTGCTTtggagaaaaaaggaaaaagctCTAAATCATAATCTAGGATTATAGATTGAGTGGAGTGGGACAAAAATTTATCAGATTCCTACTATTTGCTAAAGTTTGCTTTACATATACTATTTTCTTTTCAATGTGCTACTGTTTTGAACTTGGGGTGTTCATTAATGATGGTccttccctcaaaaaaaaaaaaaaaataagcaacaGAATAAGTATGGAACCATTCAACCTTTTGTATGATATATCAGTGTAATCGAGAATAATTCAATGCTGGATTAGTATAAACTAAGCCTGCCTTATGTGCTAAAGATAAATGACTTTTTAATGGTGTTAAATACAGTAAAGTTATCTTCTTATGAAGCAGAAAGAGGTTCAAATGAGGATCGTATATGAGATCAAAGCTCTAATGAACCTTATTCATAGCCATAGGTGGCCGTGTTGATTGACAAACATATTTGTGGTGGAATGTGGacattttttttctctaaaatctGAATCTCTTACTTGTGGATAAAACATTAGTTGTCTACTGGGTATGTGATGATCTATAATACTCATTCGTACTCAATTGTGTCTGGAAGCAAATTACCGAAATAGAAATGAACAGGAAAATACATGCAAGCTAACGCTTAGGCCGTCTACATAATCTGCTCAAGTACATCACCCATAGTTACACAGGTTGAAAACTAAAGAAACATAGTAATGAATAACCCAAATTTGAATTTCAGGGACCATGTTGAAAGCTACAAATGATCATGTCACAAAGGTAAAAACCAATCAGCAAtatgtccttaagaaaattttatatggCAACCTAACAAAATGACCCTTTTATTATCTCAGAACTTTTTCCTTTGGCCAAGGATGTCGTGGTACTAGAGACAAGTATGTAACTGATGTAGATGTGGTTATATGCTTCCATTTATGCTATTCTGGCTTTTGCTTTGCATGTCTTGGTAATTTGGCAAATTCCATTTTCAGTCACTGTGGGAAAATTAAGCTGTTAGACTGAATGGTTTGACATTTTCCTTCCTAGTTATGTGAAATGCGTCTTCTGTTAGTGTTGTACTTCTCTTAATTTTCATTCGTCTTTCTCTGCTTTGTCAATGAAGGGCTGGTTATGGATCTGAAAGTGAAGCGGATGACGAGGCAGCGACTGTAAATCTGTCATCTGATATTGGAAGAGTTAACCGAGCTTCTACGAAAAGTGCTGTCAAACTTCAAGAGATTGGACCTAGAATGACTCTTCAACTAGTCAAGATTGAACAGGGTCTCTGTGCTGGTGACGTCCTTTTCAATGAATACGGTATTTTTCTCTATAAACCCCTTTCTTACGTGAATTCTTTTACTGGGTAAATTGGAGGTGAGTGGATAGTATGGAGCAGGGAGAATTGGCGCTTCTTTGATGGGCGTGGATAGATTTTTATACACTAGCCATATAGACCTGGAATACCAACTGCCTGATAATCTTCATGTTTACACGGGCCCCAATACTCTCTTTATATCTTTGCGAATTGCTTATAGTTGAAATCATCTCGGTTAATTGGTTGCCGATTAGTTTATAAGCCCTGCCAACTACAGAATCTTTCAGAATTCTTGCGACATTACTTCAATCTATCCTGAAGTGCCATTCTTGATGCTTTCAGGTAATGTCAACGCAAAAAAATCGGAAAATGAAGAAGAGAATGAACAAGAAAGTGATGAAGAGATGGATAGAGATGAGCAGGAAGATGAAGAAGAGCAAGAGCAAGAAACTGAAACGAGTTAGAAGAAGATTAGCTCTTTAATTATGTTTACTTCTGTTCTTGTTTTAATTTGTATTGCCAATATATGTAGTCAGATGCTGGAAGAGGTAAGAAAATCATTTTTGAATTGGGAATTTGCTCTTATGAGCCACTCAACTACAGTAATCTAGTAACTACACCTTTTCCTCAAACATTTTGTTTCTTTTCCTAGTTGTTGGCTCTAGAATTCTAAGTtgcttcagactctcaaaaaatATTGTCGTACTCGTGTTGGCAGGATCCGACTagcacccattgacatttttgaaaagtTCGAGCAACATAGGTAGAATTCTGATTTTCTTTAAAACCTGTAAATGATTGGTTAAGAAAGTACAAAAGtcgaaaaaaaataattcaaggcaACTAGTTTGTTAAACAGTGTGACCcgtataatttttcttatatttattctccTAAGTACCATTTATTGGTTTTATGTCCTTATTCTTGTGGCAATTTCAAGTACTTAAAATAAGCACTATTCTAGTCAAAAAGGAATATTTCGTTTTAAAATTAACGAAACGTTGTGTGTGTAGATTTTTCTTGGGAATTTGGTACCTAAAACTCCATAATAAAATCGAAGACATTAACTTAATAATTGACTTGGGACAAAAAGGAAATAAGTAATACTCTTTTATAGGTAGGCAGGATTGATTATACAAATATTCAATTTTGGGATCATTAGTTAAGGCATATTTatagtgtatagaaattgtaagtttattattttagaataacTTGTGAGCTAAAATCACGTTTGAGTAAAATCGATACACATATAATTAAAGTTTATTTGTTTTTACCTCAACTTCAGCCATATGTATGTGACCGAATTTAgtcatttttatataaatttaaccatttttaaaagtgaacataaattaaatagcACTATTTGATTAAGACACCTTGTAATAattttcatgatatgataaaatattttttataattacttgCTAATAAGAGGGAATGGGGAGGAGAAGCACCCGGCTCTCTTTTAATATGTTTGCTTCTCCTGCCTGCTTCATCAGCtgctttttttgtgattttattatattatctctaattaattattataagttatttatgtattagaaaattaattatatttaataattaaaaaaagtaaaatagatatttatgacatgtctgcttcagctatttcacccataatttgactatatcacccacaattaattattataagtcatctaaatgctaaaaattaatattaaaaaattattataaagtcatataagtattaaaaaattaataatatttagtgttaaatttacttgacgttttatatgaggcccatttaatttttttccacaagtatttttgtatagtaattttgttatatcatttcTAACTAGGTATTATATGTCATCTAAGACATGTTTGCTTCACTGTTGCAATCGTGActttactatgtcactcctaatattatgaccatttaagcattatgtcacttaaattgagacttgagtaattattttctttaaaaagaaaaaagaaaaataaaatctttctgaaatgaataaataaataaatcttatcacttctaattagttaatataagtcatttaagatatgtctgtTTCGCTGTTTCAATGGTGATTTTAttatgtcactcctaattaattattatgatcatttaagcattgtgtcgCTAAAATTgagacttaaataattattttaaaaaaaactttttaaatgaataaataaatagatcttataatttaattattattataatattaatttaatataaactAGTATATTTAATGTAATTGTATAGAAGTtaaactcttttatttatttcctaTAGCGTCTCTCTCCTCAAAGGAACCAACCAAACACAATGAATGTTGAAGGTGACATGATGCACGAATGGTACCAATAAGCTTTGAATTCAACAAGTAAAACTTATTGTCAAAACAAGCAAGTCTATGACATACCTTctccgttttattttatttgatctttatatttaaaataaattttattttattaattcatcttaataaattaaatatacatatatataataaaaaaatactcatatcattaaataattactcactttagaaaaaatat contains:
- the LOC107839376 gene encoding peter Pan-like protein is translated as MGRFRNKSRKPFVKPIGGKAPTVDHVTGDKIPKSFVFSRGKLPGPLKQLQMDLRKLMLPYTALKLKETKRNILRDFVTLASGMHVTHFLILSKTDSAPYLRVALMKHGPTLTFKIHKYSLAADIAQSQLRPRCPLELFKTPPLIVLSGFGTGEQHLKLTTNIFQTIFPAIDINTVKLSSCQRIVLLNYDKETKLIDFRHYSIRLQPVGVSRRIRKFVQNHQVPDLRSLQDVSDFLTKAGYGSESEADDEAATVNLSSDIGRVNRASTKSAVKLQEIGPRMTLQLVKIEQGLCAGDVLFNEYGNVNAKKSENEEENEQESDEEMDRDEQEDEEEQEQETETS